TCAAACAGATCTCTCCAATGAATCAAAAGCCTCCTCTTCCTCCGCCGTACGGTAACGGTGGAGgaccttcttcctcctcctcctcttccaacACAACCATCGGGACGTTGAGTGCACGCGCCAAGCAGACGACGCAATCGGTGATCGCCACGCTCCGTCCATGGCGAATGCTTCTGGATCTGTCCGCGCTCGCTCTCCCTCACAGTTACAATGAAGCCATGGCGAACCTGAGGCACAACATCTCTTACTTCCGTGCGAACTACGCGCTCGCCGTCCTCGGGATCGTTTTCCTCGGCCTCGTTTACCACCCGATCTCTATGGTGGCGTTTATCGTCGTCTTCATCGGGTGGATCCTCTTCTACTTCTCCCGCGACGGCAACGATCCGATTGTGGTGTCGGGGAGAGAAGTCGATGACCGGATCGTGTTGGGTGTGCTTAGCGTGGTGACGGTTTTGGCGTTGGTTTATACAGACGTAGGCGAGAACGTTCTGGTTTCGCTGGTCGTTGGATTGCTCTTCGTCGGAGCTCACGCCGCGGTTCGTAATACCGGTGATTTGTTTCTTGATGAAGAATCTGCTCGCCAGGGTGGAATCGTGTCCGCCGGCTCGGTTAACCGGGGACCGGGAAGTTATACCCCAATTTGAGTTACCGGTTTAGTCGCATTTCTTGCGGTTTGCTTTGTATTgtgtgttgtgttttttttatatatcgttTGAACTTGTGTAAGACTTCTGGGAAATTTTGGTGTTATAGAATTTGAAATTGGCTTTTGTATTGGTAAATATATCGAACGGCAAACTCTTGGCTATTCTGGTGAATGATAGATTTAATAATGCAAATGAAAATGTATATCGTTCTAATACGTTTAAGAAACACAAGTTGGTTGGAAGCAATGTAGGTATGATTCTTCAATCTTCTTCAAGGTTGATGGAATCCTTGAACTTAGCATACAACACCTTCTTAAGCTCGGCCATTTGCGAGATGAGTGATTCCTTCTCTTGCTCGAGCTTCTCAAGGGTTTTGCAGGTGGCCTCTTTCATCTCTTCAATCCTCGTTTCCACCTCGTCCTTGGGCACATGAGCAAAGACTTCTCCGATTTGAAACCGCACCATCTCCTCATCAGCAAGGATCAGCTCGTTCCCTGCGTCCTCTAGATTATCACACTTTTCCTGcgtaatcataatttttttgggATCAAGCTAGATGCAGAAAACAATGCCTGTTTGATTCGAGAAATAAACTAGGAAAGAACATAACAAAACGTATTCGTAAAGTCTCACATGTCTTTTATGCAATAATCTAGCATGAACCCCGAAGACAGGGAAGAAAGTAATTTCAGACACTAAATCTTAACTACCAGAGTTCTTTGAAAAGACATAACTGAGTATTACCATAAGTAACGATATGTTTCTGAGATGTCAACAAAGTTACAATAGCTAAACTAAACTAATTTGTATTGGATTGTAGATGTGTGGGTGAGTATAATAGATAAATATTTGAATCCTAATTACCGATGGATTTGACAAAATCTCTAAgttgaaaaccctagaaatgaaatcaaaatcaaaacgttTTGGAGGATTAGATGATAGGGAGGGAGGGAGTAAAGTACCTTGGCGAATTTGATTTCGTCTTCGAGCTCATGGAATCGATTGTTGAAGCGGCTGAAGGTATTAATGTTCTGCTGGTCCTGCCACGTCACCTCCATCTCAGATCCACTGCTCTTCCCCTGCACATTATCATTCACACACAGACCATTGTCATACACCACAGCAATTGAGAATCGGAAAATTGTAACTTAAAAATTTGAGAGTTTCTTTACTTGCAGCTGCATTTTCGTTCGTTCCTCTCGACGATTGaaaagcttcttttttttttttccctctaTTTTGGTTGTGGGGATTCACAAAATTGACAAGGGCAACCTCAAGCAAACGCAGggtgtaaattatttttttttgccgtcTATTTGATTGTAAAAGGGGCAACAAGCCCAATTCAAAGTGAATCCGAAGCCCAAGTACCAAACCCTATTAGTTGAGCCCAGAGAGTCCATCCTTCCTAATTTTCCTATTCTCTATTTCTTATCATATACAGAAGAATTCAGACCAAGCAAAGACTTTTTTTCGCTAATTTCGTGATCAGAAATATTCCAAAAGCACATAAATTTATAGTAGACAAGCTTGTACGTGGTACGAAGAATTTTCTTTCAGTTATGGTATATGTAGACTCTAACACTTTCGATTTAGTTTTTTGAACCGGAAAGTCCAGTTACTTAGTTAGTTACTTAGTTTAGATCTTTTTCTCAAAGAAtactacattttttttataattgtgaATTCGAGTTTCTTCTTATAagctttttattgtatttttcttgtaCGTGTTTAATGATATTCAATTGCATGGAATAATAGGTGAGCTAACATTTTTATCAGTTGAAATGAAATCTATACTATTTAAAGAATCCCCCCTATTGCAAAATAGCTTTAATTACGTTGATTTTGCAAATAAAAAATGCCAAACGTGTAGGTTAGTTAGTAAAGCATATATTAAAAAGGTCATTTTGACTTTTTGCATAAATTaagaaattagtttttttaaaaaatcatttttatttatcactaatacattaaaaaaaagtttctctCCAACTAATACATTAGAATAGTGAAGTTAAAATTGGAATATTGTTTACGAATTTGTATTGGAAATATAAAGCGacatttttttgtgaaacaaaattaaaatgatagaATGGCAATGAGTAATATTTATTCATCAAACATAAAAGcaattaatatacataaatattaacTCTTTTGTAGGCTAACAATAAAAAGTGTATATAGAGCATAACGTTTAAAATGAAGTGTGCAAACCTAAATCAAGAAAGGATTGGTTATTCCAACAAAAGCCATGCAAGTTTGTTACTGAATCATCTCAAGAATAAAACTGTTCCAGTGTCTACCCAGGCATTTTAACAGAAACacaactttttaaaaacaaattaattaaaaaaacatgcGGTAGAAACTCCAACCAAAACCTCTTTTTATTACCCTCTGCTTTCTACTATTCTACCATATAAAATTTCACAAGAAAATCTTCTCCCCAGGCATATAAGGAAGAAAGATATCTGAGGTTAATTTTCACAAATCCTTTGAAATCAATCATTCTATAGATTGATATTTTGTATCAGCGCCATAATTAACCAAAACGTTAGAGATCATAACAAAAAGAGCGAGAAAATGGTGAGGGTTGGTGAAGCATTGAGTGTATCAACCTCATCTTGTTCATCTCTCTACGATAGTGAAGTTGAAGAGCTTCAAAAGATGCCACTAGAACCACCGAAGAAGCCCAAGAAACGTCTCTCTAAGCAACTCTCGATGCTGGAGACCAAAAGAGACATTGCATGGGAGCGTCGTCGCCGCCAGATGCTCCATCACCTCCAGAGGAAGCAAA
This region of Brassica napus cultivar Da-Ae chromosome C5, Da-Ae, whole genome shotgun sequence genomic DNA includes:
- the LOC106400980 gene encoding PRA1 family protein E-like; its protein translation is MNQKPPLPPPYGNGGGPSSSSSSSNTTIGTLSARAKQTTQSVIATLRPWRMLLDLSALALPHSYNEAMANLRHNISYFRANYALAVLGIVFLGLVYHPISMVAFIVVFIGWILFYFSRDGNDPIVVSGREVDDRIVLGVLSVVTVLALVYTDVGENVLVSLVVGLLFVGAHAAVRNTGDLFLDEESARQGGIVSAGSVNRGPGSYTPI
- the LOC106415191 gene encoding probable prefoldin subunit 4 translates to MQLQGKSSGSEMEVTWQDQQNINTFSRFNNRFHELEDEIKFAKEKCDNLEDAGNELILADEEMVRFQIGEVFAHVPKDEVETRIEEMKEATCKTLEKLEQEKESLISQMAELKKVLYAKFKDSINLEED